The Populus alba chromosome 6, ASM523922v2, whole genome shotgun sequence genomic interval GACATTAACATACCCCACAACACGCTTTCTCTTTGGAGGTCAAGAGAAGAGCTGACTTTCCCCTAGTGGTGAACAATTCAGCAAAAAATTCCTCTTCATTAATCAAAGGCAAGATTAAATGTACATTCATCATGAGATCAGATCGGACGATCACCGTTCATCCATTTTGATACAAAACACAAGGAGGGAACAGAACGGAGACGGAGCCCaccattatttatatttatataaagctCAGCAATGTCTGCTCCTTCTACAGGAAGACCAGAGGAAAGGCAGATAGACgtggaaaaacaaagagagagagtcATGGAGAAAGCAatgtaagagagagagaatgagatGGATACTAAAATGAACCGATATTTCTTGAAATCCAACTGCTTCAATTCTCCAACTCCTCTCCACCAAATCCCTCAAAATTGAGAACCCACCTCAAAAAACCATCCCTCTTCAAAACCCTGTTcttattttctcttaatttcatcaatttttcaatcttttttgtaATCACTGCATCTCCCCTGTTTCAAGCTCTGTTTTTATTCAAGTTCTGGTTTTCTGAACTTCTCTCAGTTCCAAAATCAGACCTTTTCATTCATGTGTTTACAGCTTTCTATTTCTGCTGTCTTTATGATCTTGTCTGTTTTGGTTTCTTCTTGAATGGGTTAATTTGTCCTATTTAGCTcaaccaaaacaaattcaaattgatAGAACACGATCCCCCAATTCCCTCTAACTTTCttggaggatttttttttatccatctctatttttcaaattctataCTCACTCTTTTGCTCCTCcagttttcctttctttccacTGATATCAAATTTTAAACCTTCTCTCTTTCAAAATTCTGCCTCACAAAACTTATTTTCACTATGAAAATCCCCAAAGACAGAGTTAGATTCAATGTGGGAGGCAGAGTCTTTGAAACAACCTCAACAACGTTAGCCAATGCAGGCAGAAACTCCTTTTTTGGTGCATTATTCAATGAAAACTGGACCTTAAAACAACCAAATAATGACTCGTTTTCCCATTGTGAATTATTCATTGATAGAAACCCTGATTGTTTCTCTGTTCTCCTTGATCTCCTTCGCACCGGCGACCTCAATATCCCTCCAAACATCCCTGAAAGACAACTCTACAGAGAGGCCTCCTTTTATGGTTTATTAGACCATGTAAGATCAGCTAAATGGGGCCAATTTGATGGCAACAGGCTCCGCCATTCGCGGTCTGTTACAGGACAGGCACCGGGGGATGGGACCGCGATTCGTGCTGGTCCTGATGGTGGCTGCTGTGTGGCACATGGTAGTGTTGTTCATGTTTATGATTGGATTATGGAGGAGTACCCTCCATTGAATCTTGATTATCGAAGAGTCAATGATGTTGGCTGGGTAGATGGCGAGAGGATCATTATTAGTGCTTGTGAGAAATTAGGCCGCGGGGACGGAGGGATGGGGTTGTTTAGTAAGAGTACAGGAGAATTGAGGTATAAGTTTCAGGTTTGCCATGAGAATCAAGTGAAGAGTTTCACAGCTGGGGCTTTAAGTACTAGTTCTGATTATAAGATATTTAGTAGTTGTAAAGGGAGGAGTAATGAGTATGGGATTGGGGTTTGGGATCAAGTTACTGGGAAACAGATTGATTTCTTTTACGAGAGTCCAGGATGGTCATTAGGTGATGCTGATAAGCTGCAATGGTTGAATGGGAGCAATTGTTTGTTGGTGGCTACTTTGTTTCCTAGGAAAGATAACTGCTACATTAGCATGCTGGACTTTAGGGATAAGAGGATGGTATGGTCTTGGTCTGATTTTGGTGCTCCTATAACTGTGGACGAGAAGCGAGTGCGAGATGCTATAGCTATGGAGGATAATAATGCTATTTGTGTGGTGAATGAATATGAGGATTTGGGGTTTATGGATTTGAGAATGAATGGAGGGAGTGTGAGGTGGAGCTCAAGAAGTCGGATGATGAAAGGGAAACTGTCCGATGAGCCTTGCTATCCCAAACTGGCTTTGCACGAGGGGCAGTTGTTTTCATCTATGGATGACTGCATTTCTGTGTTCTGCGGTCCTGATTGGGTTTTGACATCTAGGCTTCGCCAGAGTTATGGAGGTTCAATCTGTGACTTTTCAATTGGTGGGGATCGGCTCTTTGCACTTCACAGTGAGGAAAATGTATTTGATGTATGGGAGACTCCACCTCCACCAATTTCATGATCCGGGACATGGTATGCATGGTTTCATATCTATGCTATTAGATCCTCTTATAAATGGTTTTACTCTCCTTTTCCCTTTAGATTATAGAAAGAGATAGAAGATGAATCTTCTTAGAAATTACAGCTTAGAGAACCTTGAAATAGAGAGCTCTAatagttgtgtgtgtgtgtacagaTTATTACTACCATATAATTTAGAGTGCTGAATCTGTAAGGGTTATGTCCTTTGTCACAGAAATGAAACAGATTGCTTATTATTACAGAAAAGAAACTGATTGTTCAGATGCTGTAGTGGCACATCCTGGTTATCTGTAGAGGATCATGTGATCATTGAATGGTGTTTCCAGAAATGAATATGTTGAACTTTCCTTAGATATCCTAATGGCACATCTGTTTGCTTGGTATGAATGTGCATTTTATCATCTAGGCGGTCGACTTCCACAGCTAATTGTTCTTGTCTTTCATTTTTGAACTGCCCCAAGGAGGCCCTTttatattcttcttttctttttgaccCTCTTCCTC includes:
- the LOC118043730 gene encoding BTB/POZ domain-containing protein At2g24240; its protein translation is MKIPKDRVRFNVGGRVFETTSTTLANAGRNSFFGALFNENWTLKQPNNDSFSHCELFIDRNPDCFSVLLDLLRTGDLNIPPNIPERQLYREASFYGLLDHVRSAKWGQFDGNRLRHSRSVTGQAPGDGTAIRAGPDGGCCVAHGSVVHVYDWIMEEYPPLNLDYRRVNDVGWVDGERIIISACEKLGRGDGGMGLFSKSTGELRYKFQVCHENQVKSFTAGALSTSSDYKIFSSCKGRSNEYGIGVWDQVTGKQIDFFYESPGWSLGDADKLQWLNGSNCLLVATLFPRKDNCYISMLDFRDKRMVWSWSDFGAPITVDEKRVRDAIAMEDNNAICVVNEYEDLGFMDLRMNGGSVRWSSRSRMMKGKLSDEPCYPKLALHEGQLFSSMDDCISVFCGPDWVLTSRLRQSYGGSICDFSIGGDRLFALHSEENVFDVWETPPPPIS